The Brevibacillus choshinensis genome includes the window GCTGGAGAGCTGGATGAAGCTTGCGGGATTAATTCCGAGTAAGGTGATGGAGTTCGGAACGTTTGACACGATCATCGGCGGAGTCGCTGCAGGAATCGGAATCAGCATTTTGCCGAAATCATCGGTGAGCCGCCTGGCTGAAAGCGGGACGATTCATCTTCATCGGGTACCGGAACCTTATCAGGAAGTGACCACGGTTTTCATACGCAGACAGGATGCCGTGATCACGAGCACGATGCAGTCGTTCCTGGACGAGATCAGCCAGCAAAAGATCATTACATGCAAGCACTAATTTTCTGAAGGGAAAAGCCTGCCCCCTTCGCTAGCGGTTCGATAATTCAATAAACTAAGCCAGTCTAACACTTTATTATCGTGTTTTGACTGGCTTTTTGTACGGTAGGATTGAATAGTGTAATACTTATTTTTCTAAGGTAAGTGCTTTTCTTATGAAGATTTTGCGTAAAATCAACGACATCAGTCTAATACTTTATTTTCATTGAACAATATGCTGCTGTTCGAAGGATCGCGAAGGAAATGGGATACCAACGAGTCATCACTTATACACTAGAGGGCGAGTCCGGAGTCTCCTTAAAAGCATGAGGCTTCCACTTCATTCATGAATTGCTTCAGTTGTGCAGCAATTTGTCTAACTGTGCAGAGATAATAAAGTTTTAGACCGATTAAAGTATTAGACTGGATAACAAAGTATTAGATTGGCATTCAACTAACGGGCAGATTTACTCAACAACGGGCACGAAAGAACGGCTGATTAAACGGGCTCATGCAAGGTTATTCGTTCGTTTCCGATGTCACAAATCAGAGCCTTACGTTGTTATATGTGCAAAACGTAAAGGAGCTGAGGAAAGATGAACGACTTGACATGCATCATCATCGGAGGCGGCCATGCAGGGCTTCATTCGCTCAAAGCAATAAAGGAAACGACCCGGGGCATGGCGAACGGACGGCGGATTCGGTTTGTTCTGTTCGACAAGCAGCCCGGTCATGTGCGCAAAGTGTTGTTGTTCCGGCCGGCCACGAGCGGGGAAGAGATTATGATTCCCTGGACGCATTATTTATCAGAAGGAGTCGAATTCGTGCAAGGTACGGTTACGTCCGTGGACAGTGGGGAAAAACGGATTCGTTATACCGATGCGCATGGAAATGATGCCCGAATTCATTATGACCTTTTAGTCGTGGCAGTCGGCAGCATCGTTCGGCGACCGGATCCCGATCAGGGTGGCATCGCCTTGACCGACCCGCAAGCCGCAGCGGACATCCGGGAGCGCTGGAGCGCCAACCTGCGTAAGGCTGCAGGCGAGACGAATCCTGAAGAACGCAAACGCTTGTTGACGCTCGCGGTTGTGGGAGCGGGTATCAGCGGCATCGAGACTTCTGCCGAACTGGCGCTCGCGATGCGGGAGGAAGCGTCGGCGCTGGGGCTGAATCCATTCGAAACCTCCGTCTATTTGCTGAATGCGCAGGAGCGGCTGTTCCCCGGAGGGCCGGAGAAAGTAGGACGGATGTTGGAACTGACGCTCAGCGAATGTGGAGTGACAGTGCTTCACAATCGCAAGGCGATGCGGGAGGAAGCAGGAGTGGTGACGCTCAGCAATGGCGAAAGTCTGGCGGTTGGCCTAAGTATATGGACAATTGGTCTGATACCGAATCCGGCCCTTCGCAGCATGGGCTTGCCGCTTACTCCTGAAGGTCAAGTGTTGGTGGATGAATGCTATCGCGTCAAAGGGGCGCCGGGCGTATACAGCATTGGTGACTGTGCGAGAATCGTCGATCCGAGAACCGGCAAGGCGGATCAGATGAGGTGCGGAGAAGGTGTGATACAGGCGGATCGACTGGGAAAAATCGTGATGGCCGATCTGGAGGGCCGCCCCGCACCGGTTCATAAATCGGTACCGTTGGATTTCTTCTGCATAGGCCTGGGGGAAAATCGCGGATTGGTATGGGGGCGCAAATGGGGACTTAATATGATTATAACGGGAAAGCCTGCGTGGAAATTCAGGAATCTGGCATGGGATGGAGGCAGTATGCTACGATAAAAACAAAGTGACCAATATTGCAATATTTCTAACAGCCTGGAAAAGGAGAAACGGCGAATGGAAGAACTGTACAATCAATATAGAGCGCTGCTGTTCATGCTGGCTTATCAGCTGACAGGCTCTGCGGTAGACGCGGAAGATGCGGTGCAGGACGTGTTTTTTAAGTCGTTCGACGTACATCCTGAACGTTTGGAGAAACCGAAGGCGTATTTGTGCAAAATGGTAACCAATCACTGCCTCAATCTGCAGAAGTCGGCGCGAAAGAAGAGGGAAATGTATGTCGGTCCGTGGCTCCCCGAACCGATTCGGACGCCCGAGGCGGATACGCTCGAGACGACGGTCGTCCGCCGCGATCTGCTGTCTTACGCCATGCTCGTAGTGTTGGAGAGGCTGACGCCGACAGAGCGGGCGGTTTTCGTCCTGCGGGAGGCGCTGGGCTTCGATTATCCCGAAATAGCTGAACTGCTCGGCAAGCAAGAGGCGAATTGCCGCAAGCTGATGAGTCGGGCAAGAAGCAAGATGGAAATATCCGAGGAGGAGCCGGTCGCGGCCGAAGCGGTCGAATTGGAATGGGTCAGCCGGTTCCTCACATCCCTCGAGCAAGGGAACGTCGATCATGTGCTGTCTCTGTTGACCGAAGACGTCATGCTCGTCGCCGACGGAGGCGGAAAAGTAATCGCGTTCAAGCATCCGGTACAAACGCGCGACCACGTGGCCCGAGTCCTGCTCGACGGGTTCCATGGCAAAGGGCCCTATAATCATGGAAAACTTCACTTCGAGGCTGCCCCTCTGAACGGTGAGACCGGTATCGTAATCCGTTTTGGGGACAAAACCGTGGCTGCTATATTTTTACAACTCCGACGCGGAAAGCTTGCCAGAATGTATGCCGTACGAAACCCGGATAAGCTTGACCGGGTTTAGGTAGTCGAATGCAGATTTTTCAAAGCATTCCAAGTCCCCTTTCATTTTGATGAACATTACAACATTGGACTAACGGGTATCGATAGCGAAA containing:
- the sigJ gene encoding RNA polymerase sigma factor SigJ → MEELYNQYRALLFMLAYQLTGSAVDAEDAVQDVFFKSFDVHPERLEKPKAYLCKMVTNHCLNLQKSARKKREMYVGPWLPEPIRTPEADTLETTVVRRDLLSYAMLVVLERLTPTERAVFVLREALGFDYPEIAELLGKQEANCRKLMSRARSKMEISEEEPVAAEAVELEWVSRFLTSLEQGNVDHVLSLLTEDVMLVADGGGKVIAFKHPVQTRDHVARVLLDGFHGKGPYNHGKLHFEAAPLNGETGIVIRFGDKTVAAIFLQLRRGKLARMYAVRNPDKLDRV
- a CDS encoding NAD(P)/FAD-dependent oxidoreductase, whose amino-acid sequence is MNDLTCIIIGGGHAGLHSLKAIKETTRGMANGRRIRFVLFDKQPGHVRKVLLFRPATSGEEIMIPWTHYLSEGVEFVQGTVTSVDSGEKRIRYTDAHGNDARIHYDLLVVAVGSIVRRPDPDQGGIALTDPQAAADIRERWSANLRKAAGETNPEERKRLLTLAVVGAGISGIETSAELALAMREEASALGLNPFETSVYLLNAQERLFPGGPEKVGRMLELTLSECGVTVLHNRKAMREEAGVVTLSNGESLAVGLSIWTIGLIPNPALRSMGLPLTPEGQVLVDECYRVKGAPGVYSIGDCARIVDPRTGKADQMRCGEGVIQADRLGKIVMADLEGRPAPVHKSVPLDFFCIGLGENRGLVWGRKWGLNMIITGKPAWKFRNLAWDGGSMLR